Proteins from a single region of Apium graveolens cultivar Ventura chromosome 7, ASM990537v1, whole genome shotgun sequence:
- the LOC141674958 gene encoding uncharacterized protein LOC141674958, whose translation MLKTPRKSLVLVHTALNSKSLILPKENLLPSNMYEAKKTLTDLGLEYIKFHTYLNDCVLYRGPVLESSFECPKCHLSRWKVGKDGQVRVNMSAKVMWYFPIIPRFKRMFKSSSTAELMSWDANNRSKDGKMCHASDSPSWRNIDCRWPEFGSEARNKRLGLADDGGKGQLLMENKNLVVHLNHLAERNLGSVLGRGSQKGGVSMEKTISFFFELEYWKFHHVRLCLDVMHVEKNVCDNIIGTLLHMKFKSKDSLASRLDLVDMGIRPDLAPEVGEKRTYLPPAPYTLSRKEKQTILASLYCMKLPYGHASNIRNCVSMINMKLYGLKSHDFHILLQQLLRDCIRSVLPKNVRVSIIRLCFFFNSLCNKVVDVSKLNKLQADVILTLCELEKIFPPAFFDVIIHLMVHLVRELRLCGPVFYRWMFPFERFNKILKSYVRNRLYPEDSIAEGYLKKSQ comes from the exons atgctaaaaacccCAAGAAAATCCCTTGTCCTTGTGCACACTGCTCTAAATTCAAAAAGTTTAATTCTTCCTAAAGAGAATCTGCTTCCGTCTAATATGTATGAAGCCAAGAAAACCTTGACTGATTTAGGCCTCGAGTATATTAAATTCCACACTTATCTAAATGACTGCGTATTATACAGGGGTCCAGTTCTCGAGTCTTCTTTCGAGTGTCCCAAATGCCATCTCTCTCGCTGGAAAGTTGGGAAAGATGGTCAAGTTAGGGTAAATATGTCAGCTAAGGTTATGTGGTATTTTCCGATAATCCCCAGATTTAAAAGAATGTTTAAATCTTCATCTACTGCTGAATTAATGAGTTGGGATGCAAATAATCGATCCAAAGATGGAAAGATGTGTCACGCCTCTGAttctccttcttggagaaatATAGATTGTAGGTGGCCTGAGTTTGGTAGCGAGGCAAGAAATAAACGTTTGGGATTAGCGGACGATG GAGGCAAAGGACAGCTTTTAATGGAGAACAAGAATTTGGTTGTGCACCTGAACCACTTAGCAGAGAGGAACTTAGGTTCAGTTTTGGGAAGGGGAAGCCAAAAAGGTGGAGTCTCCATGGAAAAAACAATCAGTTTTTTTTTTGAGTTAGAGTATTGGAAGTTTCACCATGTTCGACTTTGTTTAGATGTCATGCACGTCGAAAAGAACGTGTGTGATAATATAATTGGGACACTTCTGCACATGAAATTCAAGAGTAAAGACAGCCTTGCCTCGCGTCTTGATTTGGTTGACATGGGAATACGTCCTGATTTAGCTCCAGAAGTAGGTGAGAAAAGAACATACCTACCTCCTGCCCCTTATACTCTCTCCCGGAAAGAAAAACAAACAATATTGGCATCATTGTATTGTATGAAACTTCCATACGGACATGCTTCAAATATAAGAAACTGTGTATCGATGATTAATATGAAGTTGTATGGTTTAAAGTCCCATGACTTCCATATCCTTCTCCAACAACTACTACGTGATTGTATTCGTTCAGTGCTTCCGAAAAATGTTAGGGTTAGTATCATAAGATTGtgttttttcttcaactctctatGCAACAAAGTTGTAGATGTGTCGAAGTTGAATAAATTACAAGCAGATGTGATATTGACACTGTGTGAGTTAGAGAAGATATTCCCTCCGGCATTTTTTGATGTTATAATACATCTTATGGTCCACCTAGTAAGGGAACTGCGATTATGTGGACCGGTTTTTTATAGATGGATGTTTCCATTTGAACGCTTCAATAAAATATTAAAGAGTTATGTTAGAAACCGATTATATCCAGAAGATTCTATAGCTGAAGGTTACCTCAAGAAGAGTCAATAG